The following are encoded together in the Streptomyces sp. NBC_01465 genome:
- a CDS encoding nicotinate phosphoribosyltransferase, protein MNTADLGLPVDVPSTALFTDQYELTMLQAALKAGTAERRSVFEVFTRRLPEGRRYGVVAGTGRVLDAVENFRFDEPVLAFLRENNIVDGPTAEWLASYRFGGDIWGYPEGEVYFPGSPLLRVEGSFAECVLLETVILSILNHDSAIAAAASRMSAAAGGRPLIEMGARRTHELAAVASARAAYVGGFSTTSDLAAGFRYGIPTVGTSAHAFTLLHDSERHAFTAQVESLGRGTTLLVDTYDVAEAVRVAVEVAGTDLGAVRIDSGDLLLVAHKVRQQLDEMGATQTKIVVTSDLDEYAIASLAAAPVDAYGVGTQLVTGSGHPTCSMVYKLVARATSADRSAPLVSVAKKSMGGKYSVGGRKWAARRTDADGIAEAEVVGTGPVPAELVDRQLLVELVKGGEVVAREPLDAVRDRHLAVRATLPMSAIQLSRGEPVIPTEYA, encoded by the coding sequence ATGAACACTGCGGACCTTGGACTGCCGGTGGACGTCCCGTCGACAGCCCTCTTCACCGACCAGTACGAGCTGACCATGCTCCAGGCCGCCCTCAAGGCCGGCACCGCCGAGCGGCGCTCCGTCTTCGAGGTCTTCACCCGCCGGCTGCCCGAGGGGCGCCGCTACGGCGTCGTGGCGGGCACGGGCCGGGTCCTGGACGCCGTCGAGAACTTCCGCTTCGACGAGCCGGTCCTGGCCTTCCTGCGCGAGAACAACATCGTCGACGGGCCGACCGCCGAGTGGCTCGCCTCGTACCGCTTCGGCGGCGACATCTGGGGCTACCCGGAGGGCGAGGTCTACTTCCCCGGCTCCCCGCTGCTGCGGGTCGAGGGCTCCTTCGCCGAGTGCGTGCTCCTGGAGACCGTGATCCTCTCCATCCTCAACCACGACTCGGCGATCGCCGCCGCGGCCTCGCGGATGTCCGCCGCCGCGGGCGGCCGGCCGCTGATCGAGATGGGCGCGCGGCGTACGCACGAGCTGGCGGCCGTCGCCTCGGCCCGGGCCGCGTACGTCGGCGGTTTCTCCACGACGTCGGACCTCGCGGCCGGTTTCCGGTACGGGATCCCGACCGTCGGCACCAGCGCCCACGCCTTCACCCTGCTCCACGACAGCGAGCGCCACGCCTTCACGGCGCAGGTCGAGTCGCTCGGGCGCGGGACGACACTGCTGGTGGACACGTACGACGTCGCCGAGGCCGTACGGGTCGCCGTCGAGGTTGCCGGGACCGATCTGGGCGCCGTACGCATCGACTCCGGGGATCTGCTGCTCGTTGCGCACAAGGTGCGGCAGCAGCTCGACGAGATGGGTGCGACGCAGACGAAGATCGTCGTCACTTCTGATCTGGACGAGTACGCCATCGCCTCGCTGGCCGCCGCCCCCGTGGACGCGTACGGGGTCGGCACCCAGCTGGTCACCGGCAGCGGGCACCCGACCTGCTCGATGGTCTACAAGCTCGTCGCCCGGGCCACCTCGGCCGACCGCTCGGCGCCGCTGGTGTCCGTCGCCAAGAAGTCGATGGGCGGCAAGTACTCGGTCGGCGGCCGCAAGTGGGCCGCGCGGCGCACGGACGCGGACGGGATCGCCGAGGCGGAGGTCGTCGGCACGGGTCCCGTACCGGCCGAGCTCGTCGACCGGCAGCTTCTGGTGGAGCTCGTCAAGGGCGGCGAGGTCGTCGCGCGCGAGCCGCTGGACGCGGTGCGGGACCGGCATCTGGCGGTCCGGGCGACGCTGCCCATGTCCGCGATCCAGCTGTCGCGGGGCGAGCCGGTCATCCCGACCGAGTACGCCTGA
- a CDS encoding isochorismatase family protein translates to MHRALIVVDVQNDFCENGSLAVAGGADVAAAITDLIGQSPACYRHVVATRDHHVDPGDHFSPNPDYVHSWPVHCVAGTEGVGFHPNFAPVVASGAIDAVFDKGAYAAAYSGFEGLDENGQTLADWLRAREVTAVDVVGIATDHCVRATALDAVRAGFAAHVLLDLTAGVSEETTERALEEMRAAGVELSGKPVV, encoded by the coding sequence ATGCACCGCGCCTTGATCGTCGTCGATGTGCAGAACGACTTCTGCGAGAACGGATCCCTGGCGGTCGCGGGCGGGGCCGACGTGGCCGCCGCGATCACCGATCTCATCGGGCAGTCGCCCGCCTGCTACCGGCATGTGGTGGCCACCCGTGACCACCATGTGGACCCGGGCGACCACTTCTCGCCGAACCCGGACTACGTCCACTCCTGGCCGGTGCACTGCGTCGCCGGGACCGAGGGCGTCGGCTTCCATCCGAACTTCGCGCCGGTCGTCGCCTCGGGCGCGATCGACGCGGTGTTCGACAAGGGGGCGTACGCGGCTGCGTACAGCGGCTTCGAAGGACTCGACGAGAACGGCCAGACGCTCGCCGACTGGCTGCGGGCCCGCGAGGTGACCGCGGTGGACGTGGTGGGCATCGCCACGGACCACTGCGTACGGGCCACGGCGCTCGATGCGGTGCGGGCGGGGTTCGCTGCGCATGTGCTGCTGGATCTGACCGCCGGGGTCTCCGAGGAGACCACGGAGCGGGCTCTGGAGGAGATGCGGGCGGCGGGTGTGGAGCTGAGCGGCAAGCCGGTGGTGTGA